A section of the Jaculus jaculus isolate mJacJac1 chromosome 6, mJacJac1.mat.Y.cur, whole genome shotgun sequence genome encodes:
- the Trim41 gene encoding E3 ubiquitin-protein ligase TRIM41 isoform X1, giving the protein MAAVAMTPNPVQTLQEEAVCAICLDYFTDPVSIGCGHNFCRVCVTQLWGGEDEEDRDELEREDEDEEEEEEEEVGDEEEVEAVGDGGGGGGGGGGGWDTPMRDEDYEGNMEEEEAEEEEEGVFWSSGLGGSNWGTMDYVWEEEDEEEDLDYYLGDVEDLRGDEEEDVEEVLEEDEEEEELDPVTRLPTPPVPRRCFTCPQCRKSFPRRSFRPNLQLANMVQVIRQMHPTPGRGIRVSEQGICPRHQEALKLFCEVDEEAICVVCRESRSHKQHSVVPLEEVVQEYKAKLQGHVEPLRKHLEAVQKMKAKEERRVTELKSQMKSELAAVASEFGRLTRFLAEEQAGLERRLREMHEAQLGRAGAAASRLEEQAAQLSRLLAEAQERSQQGGLRLLQDIKETFNRCEEIQLQPPEIWSPDPCQPHSHDFLTDAIVRKMSRMFCQAARVDLTLDPDTAHPALMLSPDRRGVRLAERRQEVADHSKRFPADCCVLGAQGFRSGRHYWEVEVGGRRGWAVGAARESTHHKEKVGSGGSSISSGDASSSRHHHRRRRLHLPQQLLLQREVWCVGTHGKRYQAQSSTEQTLLGPCEKPRRFGVYLDYEAGRLGFYNAETLAHVHTFSAAFLGERVFPFFRVLSKGTRIKLCP; this is encoded by the exons ATGGCCGCCGTTGCCATGACACCCAACCCCGTGCAGACCCTTCAGGAGGAGGCGGTGTGTGCCATCTGCCTGGATTACTTCACGGACCCCGTGTCCATCGGCTGCGGGCACAACTTCTGCCGGGTGTGTGTGACCCAGCTGTGGGGCGGGGAGGACGAGGAGGACCGCGACGAGCTGGAGCGGGAGgacgaggacgaggaggaggaggaggaggaggaggtgggcgACGAGGAAGAGGTGGAAGCCGTGGGcgacggcggcggcggaggcggcggcggcggcggcggttgGGACACCCCGATGCGGGACGAAGATTACGAGGGCaacatggaggaggaggaggccgaggaggaagaggagggtgtGTTCTGGTCCAGCGGCTTAGGTGGGTCCAACTGGGGCACCATGGACTACGTGTGGGAAGAGGAAGACGAGGAGGAGGACCTGGACTACTACCTGGGCGACGTGGAGGACCTGCGGGGGGACGAGGAGGAGGACGTGGAGGAAGTGctggaggaggacgaggaggaagaggagttGGACCCGGTCACCCGGCTGCCCACGCCGCCCGTGCCCCGGAGGTGTTTCACCTGTCCCCAGTGCCGCAAAAGTTTCCCGCGGCGGAGCTTCCGTCCCAACCTGCAGTTGGCCAACATGGTGCAGGTGATCCGGCAGATGCACCCGACCCCAGGTCGGGGCATCCGGGTGAGCGAGCAGGGCATCTGCCCCCGGCACCAAGAAGCCTTGAAACTGTTCTGCGAGGTGGATGAAGAAGCCATCTGTGTGGTGTGCAGAGAATCCAGGAGCCACAAGCAGCACAGCGTGGTGCCCTTGGAGGAGGTGGTGCAGGAGTACAAG GCCAAACTGCAAGGGCATGTGGAACCACTTAGGAAGCACTTGGAGGCTGTGCAGAAGATGAAGGCTAAGGAGGAGAGACGGGTGACAGAGCTGAAG AGCCAGATGAAGTCAGAACTGGCAGCTGTGGCCTCAGAATTTGGGCGATTAACACGATTTCTGGCTGAGGAACAGGCAGGGTTGGAGCGGCGCCTGCGAGAAATGCACGAAGCTCAGCTGGGGCGTGCAGGAGCAGCAGCCAGCCGCCTTGAGGAACAGGCTGCCCAGTTGAGCCGCCTGCTGGCTGAGGCTCAAGAACGGAGCCAGCAGGGGGGCCTGCGGTTACTGCAG GACATCAAGGAGACCTTCAACAG GTGTGAAGAGATACAGCTGCAACCCCCAGAGATTTGGTCTCCTGACCCGTGCCAACCCCATAGCCACGACTTCTTGACAGATGCTATTGTGAGGAAAATGAGCCGAATGTTCTGTCAGGCTGCAAGAG tgGACTTGACACTGGACCCTGACACAGCTCACCCAGCCCTCATGCTGTCCCCTGACCGCCGGGGAGTTCGCCTGGCAGAACGTCGTCAGGAGGTTGCTGACCATTCCAAGCGTTTCCCAGCTGACTGCTGCGTGCTGGGGGCCCAGGGCTTCCGCTCTGGCCGGCActactgggaggtagaggtgggtgGGCGGCGAGGCTGGGCAGTGGGTGCTGCTCGTGAATCAACCCATCATAAAGAAAAAGTGGGCTCTGGGGGGTCCTCTATTAGCAGTGGGGATGCCAGCTCCTCACGTCATCACCATCGTCGCCGCCGGCTCCACCTGCCTCAGCAGCTCCTGCTCCAGCGAGAAGTGTGGTGTGTGGGTACCCATGGCAAACGCTACCAGGCACAGAGCTCAACGGAGCAGACACTGCTAGGCCCTTGTGAGAAACCACGGCGCTTTGGCGTGTACCTGGACTATGAGGCTGGGCGCCTGGGTTTCTACAATGCGGAGACTCTAGCCCATGTGCACACCTTCTCAGCTGCCTTCCTGGGCGAGCGTGTCTTCCCTTTCTTCCGGGTGCTCTCCAAGGGCACCCGCATCAAGCTCTGCCCTTGA
- the Trim41 gene encoding E3 ubiquitin-protein ligase TRIM41 isoform X2 has product MAAVAMTPNPVQTLQEEAVCAICLDYFTDPVSIGCGHNFCRVCVTQLWGGEDEEDRDELEREDEDEEEEEEEEVGDEEEVEAVGDGGGGGGGGGGGWDTPMRDEDYEGNMEEEEAEEEEEGVFWSSGLGGSNWGTMDYVWEEEDEEEDLDYYLGDVEDLRGDEEEDVEEVLEEDEEEEELDPVTRLPTPPVPRRCFTCPQCRKSFPRRSFRPNLQLANMVQVIRQMHPTPGRGIRVSEQGICPRHQEALKLFCEVDEEAICVVCRESRSHKQHSVVPLEEVVQEYKAKLQGHVEPLRKHLEAVQKMKAKEERRVTELKSQMKSELAAVASEFGRLTRFLAEEQAGLERRLREMHEAQLGRAGAAASRLEEQAAQLSRLLAEAQERSQQGGLRLLQDIKETFNRCEEIQLQPPEIWSPDPCQPHSHDFLTDAIVRKMSRMFCQAARVDLTLDPDTAHPALMLSPDRRGVRLAERRQEVADHSKRFPADCCVLGAQGFRSGRHYWEVEQWGCQLLTSSPSSPPAPPASAAPAPARSVVCGYPWQTLPGTELNGADTARPL; this is encoded by the exons ATGGCCGCCGTTGCCATGACACCCAACCCCGTGCAGACCCTTCAGGAGGAGGCGGTGTGTGCCATCTGCCTGGATTACTTCACGGACCCCGTGTCCATCGGCTGCGGGCACAACTTCTGCCGGGTGTGTGTGACCCAGCTGTGGGGCGGGGAGGACGAGGAGGACCGCGACGAGCTGGAGCGGGAGgacgaggacgaggaggaggaggaggaggaggaggtgggcgACGAGGAAGAGGTGGAAGCCGTGGGcgacggcggcggcggaggcggcggcggcggcggcggttgGGACACCCCGATGCGGGACGAAGATTACGAGGGCaacatggaggaggaggaggccgaggaggaagaggagggtgtGTTCTGGTCCAGCGGCTTAGGTGGGTCCAACTGGGGCACCATGGACTACGTGTGGGAAGAGGAAGACGAGGAGGAGGACCTGGACTACTACCTGGGCGACGTGGAGGACCTGCGGGGGGACGAGGAGGAGGACGTGGAGGAAGTGctggaggaggacgaggaggaagaggagttGGACCCGGTCACCCGGCTGCCCACGCCGCCCGTGCCCCGGAGGTGTTTCACCTGTCCCCAGTGCCGCAAAAGTTTCCCGCGGCGGAGCTTCCGTCCCAACCTGCAGTTGGCCAACATGGTGCAGGTGATCCGGCAGATGCACCCGACCCCAGGTCGGGGCATCCGGGTGAGCGAGCAGGGCATCTGCCCCCGGCACCAAGAAGCCTTGAAACTGTTCTGCGAGGTGGATGAAGAAGCCATCTGTGTGGTGTGCAGAGAATCCAGGAGCCACAAGCAGCACAGCGTGGTGCCCTTGGAGGAGGTGGTGCAGGAGTACAAG GCCAAACTGCAAGGGCATGTGGAACCACTTAGGAAGCACTTGGAGGCTGTGCAGAAGATGAAGGCTAAGGAGGAGAGACGGGTGACAGAGCTGAAG AGCCAGATGAAGTCAGAACTGGCAGCTGTGGCCTCAGAATTTGGGCGATTAACACGATTTCTGGCTGAGGAACAGGCAGGGTTGGAGCGGCGCCTGCGAGAAATGCACGAAGCTCAGCTGGGGCGTGCAGGAGCAGCAGCCAGCCGCCTTGAGGAACAGGCTGCCCAGTTGAGCCGCCTGCTGGCTGAGGCTCAAGAACGGAGCCAGCAGGGGGGCCTGCGGTTACTGCAG GACATCAAGGAGACCTTCAACAG GTGTGAAGAGATACAGCTGCAACCCCCAGAGATTTGGTCTCCTGACCCGTGCCAACCCCATAGCCACGACTTCTTGACAGATGCTATTGTGAGGAAAATGAGCCGAATGTTCTGTCAGGCTGCAAGAG tgGACTTGACACTGGACCCTGACACAGCTCACCCAGCCCTCATGCTGTCCCCTGACCGCCGGGGAGTTCGCCTGGCAGAACGTCGTCAGGAGGTTGCTGACCATTCCAAGCGTTTCCCAGCTGACTGCTGCGTGCTGGGGGCCCAGGGCTTCCGCTCTGGCCGGCActactgggaggtagag CAGTGGGGATGCCAGCTCCTCACGTCATCACCATCGTCGCCGCCGGCTCCACCTGCCTCAGCAGCTCCTGCTCCAGCGAGAAGTGTGGTGTGTGGGTACCCATGGCAAACGCTACCAGGCACAGAGCTCAACGGAGCAGACACTGCTAGGCCCTTGTGA
- the Trim41 gene encoding E3 ubiquitin-protein ligase TRIM41 isoform X3 encodes MAAVAMTPNPVQTLQEEAVCAICLDYFTDPVSIGCGHNFCRVCVTQLWGGEDEEDRDELEREDEDEEEEEEEEVGDEEEVEAVGDGGGGGGGGGGGWDTPMRDEDYEGNMEEEEAEEEEEGVFWSSGLGGSNWGTMDYVWEEEDEEEDLDYYLGDVEDLRGDEEEDVEEVLEEDEEEEELDPVTRLPTPPVPRRCFTCPQCRKSFPRRSFRPNLQLANMVQVIRQMHPTPGRGIRVSEQGICPRHQEALKLFCEVDEEAICVVCRESRSHKQHSVVPLEEVVQEYKAKLQGHVEPLRKHLEAVQKMKAKEERRVTELKSQMKSELAAVASEFGRLTRFLAEEQAGLERRLREMHEAQLGRAGAAASRLEEQAAQLSRLLAEAQERSQQGGLRLLQDIKETFNRCEEIQLQPPEIWSPDPCQPHSHDFLTDAIVRKMSRMFCQAARVDLTLDPDTAHPALMLSPDRRGVRLAERRQEVADHSKRFPADCCVLGAQGFRSGRHYWEQWGCQLLTSSPSSPPAPPASAAPAPARSVVCGYPWQTLPGTELNGADTARPL; translated from the exons ATGGCCGCCGTTGCCATGACACCCAACCCCGTGCAGACCCTTCAGGAGGAGGCGGTGTGTGCCATCTGCCTGGATTACTTCACGGACCCCGTGTCCATCGGCTGCGGGCACAACTTCTGCCGGGTGTGTGTGACCCAGCTGTGGGGCGGGGAGGACGAGGAGGACCGCGACGAGCTGGAGCGGGAGgacgaggacgaggaggaggaggaggaggaggaggtgggcgACGAGGAAGAGGTGGAAGCCGTGGGcgacggcggcggcggaggcggcggcggcggcggcggttgGGACACCCCGATGCGGGACGAAGATTACGAGGGCaacatggaggaggaggaggccgaggaggaagaggagggtgtGTTCTGGTCCAGCGGCTTAGGTGGGTCCAACTGGGGCACCATGGACTACGTGTGGGAAGAGGAAGACGAGGAGGAGGACCTGGACTACTACCTGGGCGACGTGGAGGACCTGCGGGGGGACGAGGAGGAGGACGTGGAGGAAGTGctggaggaggacgaggaggaagaggagttGGACCCGGTCACCCGGCTGCCCACGCCGCCCGTGCCCCGGAGGTGTTTCACCTGTCCCCAGTGCCGCAAAAGTTTCCCGCGGCGGAGCTTCCGTCCCAACCTGCAGTTGGCCAACATGGTGCAGGTGATCCGGCAGATGCACCCGACCCCAGGTCGGGGCATCCGGGTGAGCGAGCAGGGCATCTGCCCCCGGCACCAAGAAGCCTTGAAACTGTTCTGCGAGGTGGATGAAGAAGCCATCTGTGTGGTGTGCAGAGAATCCAGGAGCCACAAGCAGCACAGCGTGGTGCCCTTGGAGGAGGTGGTGCAGGAGTACAAG GCCAAACTGCAAGGGCATGTGGAACCACTTAGGAAGCACTTGGAGGCTGTGCAGAAGATGAAGGCTAAGGAGGAGAGACGGGTGACAGAGCTGAAG AGCCAGATGAAGTCAGAACTGGCAGCTGTGGCCTCAGAATTTGGGCGATTAACACGATTTCTGGCTGAGGAACAGGCAGGGTTGGAGCGGCGCCTGCGAGAAATGCACGAAGCTCAGCTGGGGCGTGCAGGAGCAGCAGCCAGCCGCCTTGAGGAACAGGCTGCCCAGTTGAGCCGCCTGCTGGCTGAGGCTCAAGAACGGAGCCAGCAGGGGGGCCTGCGGTTACTGCAG GACATCAAGGAGACCTTCAACAG GTGTGAAGAGATACAGCTGCAACCCCCAGAGATTTGGTCTCCTGACCCGTGCCAACCCCATAGCCACGACTTCTTGACAGATGCTATTGTGAGGAAAATGAGCCGAATGTTCTGTCAGGCTGCAAGAG tgGACTTGACACTGGACCCTGACACAGCTCACCCAGCCCTCATGCTGTCCCCTGACCGCCGGGGAGTTCGCCTGGCAGAACGTCGTCAGGAGGTTGCTGACCATTCCAAGCGTTTCCCAGCTGACTGCTGCGTGCTGGGGGCCCAGGGCTTCCGCTCTGGCCGGCActactgggag CAGTGGGGATGCCAGCTCCTCACGTCATCACCATCGTCGCCGCCGGCTCCACCTGCCTCAGCAGCTCCTGCTCCAGCGAGAAGTGTGGTGTGTGGGTACCCATGGCAAACGCTACCAGGCACAGAGCTCAACGGAGCAGACACTGCTAGGCCCTTGTGA
- the Rack1 gene encoding receptor of activated protein C kinase 1, which produces MTEQMTLRGTLKGHNGWVTQIATTPQFPDMILSASRDKTIIMWKLTRDETNYGIPQRALRGHSHFVSDVVISSDGQFALSGSWDGTLRLWDLTTGTTTRRFVGHTKDVLSVAFSSDNRQIVSGSRDKTIKLWNTLGVCKYTVQDESHSEWVSCVRFSPNSSNPIIVSCGWDKLVKVWNLANCKLKTNHIGHTGYLNTVTVSPDGSLCASGGKDGQAMLWDLNEGKHLYTLDGGDIINALCFSPNRYWLCAATGPSIKIWDLEGKIIVDELKQEVISTSSKAEPPQCTSLAWSADGQTLFAGYTDNLVRVWQVTIGTR; this is translated from the exons ATGACCGAGCAGATGACCCTTCGTGGCACCCTCAAGGGCCACAATGGCTGGGTAACCCAAATCGCTACCACCCCGCAGTTCCCGGACATGATCCTGTCTGCGTCTCGAG acaagaccatcatcatgTGGAAGCTGACCAGAGACGAAACTAACTATGGCATACCACAGCGAGCTTTACGGGGTCACTCCCACTTTGTCAGTGATGTGGTTATCTCCTCTGATGGCCAGTTTGCGCTCTCAGGCTCTTGGGATGGAACCCTGCGCCTCTGGGATCTCACAAC gGGCACCACCACGAGACGGTTTGTGGGCCATACCAAGGATGTGTTGAGTGTTGCCTTCTCTTCTGACAACCGGCAGATTGTCTCTGGGTCCCGAGACAAAACCATAAAGCTCTGGAATACTCTGGGTGTTTGCAAGTACACTGTCCAG GATGAGAGTCATTCAGAGTGGGTGTCCTGCGTCCGCTTCTCTCCCAATAGCAGCAACCCAATCATTGTTTCCTGTGGCTGGGACAAGCTAGTCAAG GTTTGGAATTTGGCTAATTGCAAGCTGAAGACCAACCACATTGGCCACACAGGCTATCTGAACACTGTGACTGTCTCTCCAGATGGATCACTCTGTGCTTCTGGGGGCAAG gATGGCCAGGCTATGCTGTGGGATCTCaatgaaggcaagcacctttataCACTAGATGGTGGGGACATTATCAATGCCCTATGCTTCAGCCCCAACCGCTATTGGCTATGTGCCGCTACGGGCCCCAGCATCAAGATCTGG GACTTGGAGGGCAAGATCATTGTAGATGAACTGAAGCAAGAAGTCATCAGTACTAGTAGCAAGGCTGAACCACCCCAGTGCACTTCTCTGGCCTGGTCTGCTGATGGTCAG ACTCTGTTTGCTGGCTACACAGACAACCTGGTGCGAGTGTGGCAGGTGACCATTGGCACCCGCTAG